The proteins below come from a single Myxococcus xanthus genomic window:
- the ruvC gene encoding crossover junction endodeoxyribonuclease RuvC: protein MRVLGVDPGSRFMGFGVVEEKRGRLVHVGHGVIKGDPALPLSDRLRDLHGALTAALVKYRPAAVAVEGVFTFRNARSALVLGHARGVALLAAAQAGLPVFEYAPAKVKKAVGAGGADGKDAVARMVRTFLELDASVLERADASDALAVALCHLNHGRAAVPAASASGKKRKGAAALLADRLAPAYRRPEAR, encoded by the coding sequence GTGCGCGTGCTTGGCGTTGACCCGGGAAGCCGGTTCATGGGCTTCGGGGTGGTGGAGGAGAAGCGGGGCCGGCTGGTGCACGTGGGCCACGGTGTCATCAAGGGCGATCCGGCGTTGCCGCTGTCGGACCGCCTGCGGGACTTGCACGGCGCGCTGACGGCGGCCCTGGTGAAATACCGCCCGGCCGCGGTGGCGGTGGAAGGCGTGTTCACCTTCCGCAACGCACGCAGCGCACTGGTGCTGGGGCATGCGCGCGGCGTCGCGCTGCTGGCGGCGGCGCAGGCGGGGCTGCCCGTCTTCGAATACGCGCCGGCGAAGGTGAAGAAGGCGGTGGGGGCGGGCGGCGCGGACGGGAAGGACGCAGTGGCGCGGATGGTGCGGACCTTCCTGGAGCTGGATGCGTCGGTGCTGGAGCGCGCGGACGCGAGTGATGCGCTGGCGGTGGCGCTGTGCCACCTCAACCATGGGCGGGCCGCGGTACCGGCGGCGTCCGCGTCGGGCAAGAAGCGCAAGGGCGCGGCGGCGCTGCTGGCGGACCGGCTGGCGCCCGCGTACCGGCGTCCGGAGGCGAGATGA
- a CDS encoding ELWxxDGT repeat protein: protein MSKESSGRKAPVLFPQPWAVCSDTAQRLRDIRPGLTGSQPQELARAGEVLVFSADDGVSGRELWASIDGARQTLRLKDLRPGPAGSQPRNLTRVGPWVFFVADDGVHGAELWRTDGTADGTVLVRDVRRGTVGAAPEFLTEVDGALYFTADDGVSGRELWRTDGTEKGTERVHDFLPGAGSLALSQLTAWGKGLALVSANAAETVLWWVDRQGRPTRLFSQQGAGVIFGLTPAGRHLFFLLDPGTEQGELWVARTAPPSAERVRTFPGDYPAYLAALDDTLYFLAGASDWYGNPGDAVHGGELWRSDGSAQGTGLVGDLWPGPQGSMPKELVALGGELYFTADDGVHGRELWRTDGTAQGTMMVRDIAPGPVGSVPTGLKAESGWLFFSAETAGHGREVWYSAGRPWVTSRLLDIAPGAASSNPFNFVRAGFNIFFAASDGDRDQELYAVPFRPWWLCFSRDC, encoded by the coding sequence ATGTCGAAGGAGTCGTCGGGGCGCAAGGCGCCCGTCCTGTTTCCGCAGCCTTGGGCGGTGTGCAGCGACACGGCCCAGCGGCTGCGTGACATCCGACCGGGACTGACAGGTTCACAGCCGCAGGAACTGGCGCGGGCGGGCGAGGTGCTCGTCTTCAGTGCGGATGACGGCGTGAGTGGCCGCGAGCTGTGGGCCAGCATCGACGGGGCGCGGCAGACGCTCCGGCTGAAGGACCTGCGGCCAGGGCCGGCGGGTTCGCAGCCTCGGAACCTGACGCGGGTGGGGCCCTGGGTCTTCTTCGTCGCGGACGACGGCGTGCATGGCGCGGAGCTGTGGCGCACGGACGGCACGGCGGACGGCACGGTGCTGGTGCGGGACGTGCGGCGTGGGACGGTGGGCGCGGCGCCGGAGTTCCTCACCGAGGTGGACGGCGCCCTCTACTTCACGGCGGATGACGGCGTGAGTGGCCGCGAGCTGTGGCGCACCGACGGCACGGAGAAGGGCACGGAGCGGGTGCACGATTTCCTGCCCGGCGCGGGTTCGCTCGCCCTGAGCCAGTTGACGGCGTGGGGCAAGGGCCTGGCGCTGGTGTCCGCCAACGCCGCGGAGACGGTGCTCTGGTGGGTGGACCGCCAGGGCCGGCCGACGCGGCTGTTCTCCCAGCAGGGCGCCGGGGTGATTTTCGGGCTGACGCCGGCGGGCCGGCACCTGTTCTTCCTGTTGGACCCGGGCACGGAGCAGGGCGAACTGTGGGTGGCGCGCACGGCGCCGCCGTCCGCCGAGCGGGTGCGGACCTTTCCAGGTGACTACCCGGCGTACCTCGCCGCGCTGGATGACACGCTGTACTTCTTGGCGGGTGCGAGCGACTGGTACGGCAACCCAGGCGACGCGGTGCACGGCGGCGAGCTGTGGCGCAGTGATGGCTCGGCGCAGGGCACGGGGCTCGTCGGGGACCTCTGGCCAGGCCCCCAGGGGTCGATGCCCAAGGAGCTGGTCGCGCTGGGCGGCGAGCTGTACTTCACCGCGGACGACGGCGTGCACGGCCGCGAGTTGTGGCGGACCGACGGCACGGCGCAGGGCACGATGATGGTGCGAGACATCGCGCCGGGGCCGGTGGGCAGCGTGCCCACGGGGCTCAAGGCCGAGTCCGGCTGGCTGTTCTTCTCGGCGGAGACGGCGGGGCACGGGCGCGAGGTCTGGTACAGCGCCGGCCGCCCCTGGGTGACGAGCCGGCTGCTGGACATCGCGCCGGGGGCCGCGTCGTCGAACCCGTTCAACTTCGTGCGCGCCGGCTTCAACATCTTCTTCGCCGCGTCGGATGGAGACAGGGACCAGGAGCTGTACGCGGTGCCCTTCCGCCCCTGGTGGCTCTGCTTCAGCCGGGACTGCTGA
- the ruvA gene encoding Holliday junction branch migration protein RuvA, whose protein sequence is MISRLRGTVLEKDLEDATIDVGGVGYRVNFSSLALGKLPAEGQPVDVRVRTVVREDAFDLFGFLTKGEEEVFLLLNSVSRVGPRLSLMVLSGMEVPELVAALSRGEVARLAKIHGVGKKTAERLVLELKDKVKTIHLEAVSRGTAPAAVSGAHADLVSALLNLGYKQPQAEKAADLASERLGAEATFQALFREALKALRSGG, encoded by the coding sequence ATGATTTCGCGGTTGCGTGGGACGGTGTTGGAGAAGGACCTGGAGGACGCCACCATCGACGTGGGCGGCGTGGGTTACCGGGTGAACTTCTCCTCACTGGCGCTGGGGAAGCTGCCGGCGGAGGGACAGCCGGTGGACGTGCGCGTGCGCACCGTGGTGCGCGAGGACGCCTTCGACCTCTTCGGCTTCCTGACGAAGGGCGAGGAAGAGGTGTTCCTGCTGCTCAACAGCGTCTCGCGGGTGGGACCCCGGCTGTCGTTGATGGTGCTGTCCGGCATGGAGGTGCCGGAGCTGGTGGCGGCGCTGTCGCGGGGCGAGGTGGCGCGGCTGGCGAAGATTCACGGCGTGGGCAAGAAGACCGCCGAGCGGCTGGTGCTGGAGCTCAAGGACAAGGTGAAGACGATTCACCTGGAAGCGGTGTCGCGCGGGACCGCGCCGGCCGCCGTCAGTGGAGCCCATGCGGACCTGGTCTCCGCGCTGCTCAACCTTGGCTACAAGCAGCCCCAGGCGGAGAAGGCCGCGGACCTGGCCAGCGAACGGCTGGGGGCGGAGGCCACCTTCCAGGCGCTGTTCCGCGAGGCCCTCAAGGCGCTCCGCTCGGGCGGCTGA
- the ruvB gene encoding Holliday junction branch migration DNA helicase RuvB, translating into MVMARKSDTLSEDVLPEDVRLEASLRPRSFDEYVGQGPVVEKLKVYVQAARSRGEALDHCLFSGPPGLGKTSLAHIIANELGVGIHVTSGPALERKGDLAGLLTNLDARDVLFIDEIHRLNAAVEEYLYPAMEDFRLDITIDTGPAARAMKIDLPPFTLIGATTRTGLLTSPLRDRFQIQERLEYYDAKALESILHRSARILGIPLDKDAAREVASRSRGTPRITNRLLRRLRDFAEVEGNGRITLELAQKSLDRLGVDASGLDSMDRKILLTILDKFGGGPVGVETIAASVGEQRDTIEDVYEPFLMQEGFLQRTPRGRMATHRTYQYFKKQPPPTPQGSLF; encoded by the coding sequence ATGGTCATGGCGAGGAAGTCCGACACACTCTCGGAAGACGTCCTGCCCGAGGACGTCCGGCTCGAGGCTTCCCTGCGTCCGCGCTCGTTCGACGAGTACGTGGGCCAGGGGCCCGTCGTCGAAAAGCTCAAGGTCTACGTGCAGGCCGCGCGCAGCCGGGGCGAAGCCCTGGACCACTGCCTGTTCTCCGGCCCGCCGGGCCTGGGCAAGACGTCGCTGGCGCACATCATCGCGAACGAACTGGGCGTGGGAATCCACGTCACGAGCGGCCCCGCCCTGGAGCGCAAGGGGGACCTCGCGGGCCTGCTCACCAACCTCGACGCGCGGGACGTGCTCTTCATCGATGAAATCCACCGCCTCAACGCCGCCGTGGAGGAATACCTCTACCCGGCCATGGAGGACTTCCGGCTGGACATCACCATCGACACCGGGCCCGCCGCCCGGGCGATGAAGATTGATTTGCCGCCCTTCACGTTGATTGGCGCCACCACGCGCACCGGCCTGCTCACCTCGCCGCTGCGCGACCGCTTCCAGATTCAGGAACGGCTGGAGTACTACGACGCCAAGGCGCTGGAGAGCATCCTCCACCGCTCCGCGCGCATCCTGGGCATTCCCCTGGACAAGGACGCCGCGCGCGAGGTGGCCAGCCGTTCGCGGGGCACGCCGCGCATCACCAACCGGCTGCTGCGCCGGCTGCGTGATTTCGCGGAGGTGGAAGGCAATGGCAGAATCACCCTGGAGCTGGCGCAGAAGTCGCTGGACAGGCTCGGGGTGGACGCCAGCGGCCTGGACTCCATGGACCGCAAGATTCTGCTGACCATTCTCGACAAGTTCGGCGGCGGCCCGGTGGGTGTGGAGACCATCGCCGCCAGCGTGGGCGAGCAGCGCGATACCATCGAGGACGTGTACGAGCCCTTCCTGATGCAGGAAGGCTTCCTCCAGCGTACGCCGCGGGGCCGGATGGCCACGCACCGCACGTACCAATATTTCAAGAAGCAACCACCGCCCACGCCCCAGGGCAGCCTCTTCTGA
- a CDS encoding sigma-54-dependent transcriptional regulator, whose translation MSAPHPLLLVDDDAAFRKVYGGLLRDAGYEVVEAADRPSARAAFDARDFPLVLLDLMLPPDGSVSAGLEGLAALLSAKPGTKVIVVSGAGDTRHTLEAVRLGAYDFLTKPVDPDVLLVVVQRALARVTLERQVETLRSSLTRAAGGVSLVGQSASFLAATSLAERVAASELPVLVTGENGTGKELLARTVHLKSRRHDGPFVPINCGALPESLLESALFGHVKGSFTGATKDHRGLFAEADGGTLFLDELGDMSPSLQVKVLRALETGDILPVGADRPVQVDVRLISATHQDLGRMLQEGAFREDLYWRVKGVEIRLPPLRERSADLPLLAKHFLNQCAHLCPDGRARLLSDAAAEALLAHAWPGNLRELRHEMQRATVLAGERREIQPEDLSFTGSERLHATRAPGTTTLAQKVEALERREIEEALRRLNGNRTHTAEALGLSRQGLLKKLERFGLT comes from the coding sequence ATGTCCGCACCGCACCCGTTGCTGCTCGTGGATGACGACGCCGCGTTCCGCAAAGTCTATGGCGGGCTGCTGCGCGATGCGGGTTACGAGGTAGTGGAAGCTGCGGACCGGCCTTCCGCTCGCGCGGCCTTCGATGCACGCGACTTCCCCCTGGTGCTGCTCGACCTGATGCTGCCTCCCGACGGGAGCGTCTCCGCGGGGCTGGAGGGGCTCGCGGCGTTGCTGAGCGCGAAGCCCGGGACGAAGGTCATCGTCGTGTCCGGGGCAGGGGACACGCGGCACACGCTGGAAGCGGTGCGCCTGGGCGCGTACGACTTCCTCACCAAGCCAGTGGACCCGGATGTGCTGCTGGTGGTGGTGCAACGGGCGCTCGCGCGGGTGACACTGGAGCGGCAGGTGGAGACGCTGCGCAGCTCGCTCACGCGCGCGGCGGGCGGTGTCTCCCTGGTGGGGCAGAGCGCGTCCTTCCTGGCGGCCACGTCCCTGGCGGAGCGCGTGGCGGCCAGTGAGCTGCCGGTGCTCGTCACTGGCGAGAATGGGACGGGGAAGGAGCTGCTCGCGCGCACCGTCCACCTCAAGAGCCGCCGCCACGACGGGCCCTTCGTCCCCATCAACTGCGGCGCACTGCCGGAGTCGCTGCTGGAGAGCGCCCTGTTCGGCCACGTGAAGGGCAGCTTCACCGGGGCGACCAAGGACCACCGTGGCCTCTTCGCGGAGGCGGACGGAGGCACGCTCTTCCTGGACGAACTGGGCGACATGTCGCCGTCCCTCCAGGTGAAGGTGCTCCGTGCGTTGGAGACGGGCGACATCCTTCCGGTGGGCGCGGACCGGCCCGTCCAGGTGGACGTGCGGCTCATCTCCGCCACCCACCAGGACCTGGGGCGCATGCTTCAGGAAGGCGCCTTCCGCGAGGACCTCTACTGGCGCGTGAAGGGCGTTGAAATTCGCCTGCCGCCCCTGCGCGAGCGCTCCGCGGACCTTCCGCTGCTGGCCAAGCACTTCCTCAATCAGTGCGCCCACCTGTGCCCGGACGGGCGCGCCCGGCTGTTGTCGGACGCCGCGGCGGAGGCCCTGCTGGCCCATGCGTGGCCGGGGAATCTGCGCGAGCTGCGCCATGAGATGCAGCGCGCCACCGTGCTGGCGGGGGAGCGGCGCGAAATCCAGCCCGAGGATTTGTCCTTCACCGGCAGCGAGCGGCTGCACGCCACCCGCGCGCCAGGTACAACGACGCTGGCTCAGAAGGTGGAAGCGTTGGAGCGGCGCGAAATCGAGGAGGCCCTGCGGCGCCTGAATGGCAACCGCACGCACACGGCGGAGGCGCTGGGCCTGTCGCGCCAGGGACTGCTCAAGAAGCTGGAGCGCTTTGGACTGACGTGA
- the lpxC gene encoding UDP-3-O-acyl-N-acetylglucosamine deacetylase, translating to MRPSSYNQRTLSKIASLQGVGLHSGARVTLTLRPAPPGHGIVFVRTDLARPVSIPALAEYVVDTSLATTLGRDGVRVGTVEHLMAALAGMGIDNLRVELDGPEVPIMDGSAAPFAALIQSAGVREQEAPKELLVIRKAVSVVDGDKQASLTPARHFRISCTIDFEHPVIQGQSFDLDFGDRDFAREISRARTFGFLRDVEKLKQMGLARGGSLENAIVVDEVSILNPDGLRFPDEFVRHKILDAIGDVSLFGRPVIGHMTAYKTGHALNHKLVRKVMSDPSCYEIVPARRRELEGMGLGFSGLAGALDFEPLVA from the coding sequence ATGCGACCGTCCTCCTACAACCAGCGCACTCTCTCGAAGATCGCCTCCCTGCAGGGCGTCGGGCTCCACTCGGGTGCCCGGGTGACGCTCACCCTGCGCCCGGCGCCCCCGGGGCATGGCATCGTCTTCGTGCGCACGGACCTCGCCCGCCCGGTGAGCATCCCCGCGCTGGCGGAGTACGTGGTGGACACGTCGCTGGCCACGACGCTGGGGCGTGACGGTGTCCGCGTGGGCACGGTGGAGCACCTGATGGCGGCGCTGGCCGGCATGGGCATCGACAACCTCCGGGTGGAGCTGGACGGTCCGGAAGTCCCCATCATGGACGGCAGCGCGGCGCCCTTCGCGGCGCTCATCCAGAGCGCGGGCGTGCGGGAGCAGGAGGCGCCCAAGGAGCTGCTGGTCATCCGCAAGGCGGTGTCGGTGGTGGACGGCGACAAGCAGGCCTCGCTCACGCCGGCCCGGCACTTCCGCATCAGCTGCACCATCGACTTCGAGCACCCCGTCATCCAGGGCCAGTCCTTCGACCTGGACTTCGGTGACCGGGACTTCGCGCGTGAGATTTCCCGCGCGCGCACCTTCGGCTTCCTGCGGGACGTGGAGAAGCTGAAGCAGATGGGCCTGGCCCGGGGCGGTTCGCTGGAGAACGCCATCGTCGTGGACGAGGTCTCCATCCTCAACCCGGACGGGCTGCGCTTCCCGGACGAGTTCGTTCGCCACAAGATCCTGGACGCCATCGGCGACGTGTCGCTGTTCGGCCGGCCCGTCATCGGCCACATGACGGCGTACAAGACGGGCCACGCGCTCAACCACAAGCTGGTGCGCAAGGTGATGTCCGACCCGAGCTGCTACGAAATCGTTCCCGCCCGCCGCCGCGAGCTGGAGGGCATGGGATTGGGCTTCTCTGGACTGGCCGGCGCGCTGGACTTCGAGCCGCTTGTCGCCTGA
- a CDS encoding YebC/PmpR family DNA-binding transcriptional regulator has protein sequence MSGHNRWSKIKRQKAAMGATKGKLYSKVVKEITVASRLGGGEPSGNARLRVALAAAREANIPKDTIERAIKKGTGELEGENYEEVTYEGYGPGGVAILVECLTDNRNRTAADMRSTFSAYGGNLGAEGAVAWMFQKKGVISVKYGPSEDQLMEQAIDAGAEDVIMLGDEGSEVRTAAADLHTVAGRLQESGLPLGQQRWVFLPQNTVALDVDTVKKLLKLLDALEENDDVQNVHGNYEIEDAMLDSLLQ, from the coding sequence ATGTCCGGTCACAATCGGTGGTCGAAGATCAAGCGCCAGAAGGCCGCGATGGGCGCGACCAAGGGGAAGCTGTACTCCAAGGTCGTCAAGGAAATCACCGTCGCGTCGCGGCTCGGTGGCGGTGAGCCCTCCGGCAATGCCCGCCTACGCGTCGCGCTGGCCGCGGCCCGCGAGGCCAACATCCCGAAGGACACCATCGAGCGCGCCATCAAGAAGGGCACGGGCGAACTGGAGGGAGAGAACTACGAGGAGGTGACGTACGAGGGCTACGGCCCCGGCGGTGTCGCCATCCTGGTGGAATGCCTCACCGACAACCGCAACCGGACCGCGGCCGACATGCGCTCCACCTTCAGCGCGTACGGGGGCAACCTGGGCGCCGAGGGCGCGGTGGCCTGGATGTTCCAGAAGAAGGGCGTCATCAGCGTGAAGTACGGCCCCTCCGAGGACCAACTGATGGAGCAGGCCATCGACGCGGGCGCCGAGGACGTCATCATGCTGGGGGACGAAGGCTCCGAGGTGCGCACCGCGGCGGCGGACCTGCACACGGTGGCGGGACGGCTCCAGGAGTCGGGCCTGCCGCTGGGGCAGCAGCGGTGGGTGTTCCTCCCCCAGAACACCGTCGCACTGGACGTGGACACGGTGAAGAAGCTCCTGAAGCTGCTGGACGCGCTCGAGGAGAACGACGACGTGCAGAACGTGCACGGGAACTACGAAATCGAAGACGCGATGCTGGATTCGTTGTTGCAGTAG
- a CDS encoding thioredoxin domain-containing protein, which translates to MLNRPTRVILAALLAASFTAGCNKEKAPATAPAAQQAAGEPAPDTVVATFGDGQKITYKELSERLQEPLANLEKQKSQLLKRGLDGMVTEKLVDAEAKKRGLSQEAYLKAEIDDKVPAPTEERIKEVYDGAAGQLPEGSTYEQMKPQIVEFLTQQPKQERAQALFEELRKSANVKLTLPEPPRPPVVRKQVAATGAAKGGPEGAPVTIVEFSDFQCPFCSRANPALAQVQQEYGDKVRIVFRHFPLDFHKEAPKASEASLCAGDQGKFWEMHDLLFANQQALGVDSLKKYAADLQLDTAKFNACLDSGEKGAIVQKDLAEGKQAGVSGTPAFFINGILLSGAQPFEEFKSIIDAELNAPKK; encoded by the coding sequence ATGCTCAACCGTCCCACCCGCGTCATCCTCGCCGCGCTCCTGGCGGCCTCCTTCACCGCCGGCTGTAACAAGGAGAAGGCGCCGGCCACCGCTCCCGCGGCGCAGCAGGCTGCGGGTGAGCCCGCGCCCGACACTGTCGTCGCGACGTTCGGCGACGGGCAGAAGATCACCTACAAGGAGCTCAGCGAGCGCCTCCAGGAGCCGCTGGCCAACCTGGAGAAGCAGAAGTCGCAGCTCCTGAAGCGTGGCCTGGACGGCATGGTGACGGAGAAGCTCGTGGATGCAGAGGCCAAGAAGCGCGGCCTCTCCCAAGAGGCGTATCTGAAGGCGGAGATCGACGACAAGGTCCCCGCGCCCACCGAGGAGCGCATCAAGGAAGTCTACGACGGTGCCGCTGGCCAGCTGCCCGAGGGTTCCACCTACGAGCAGATGAAGCCGCAGATCGTGGAGTTCCTGACGCAGCAGCCGAAGCAGGAGCGCGCGCAGGCCCTCTTCGAGGAGCTGCGCAAGTCCGCCAACGTCAAGCTGACGCTGCCGGAGCCGCCGCGTCCCCCGGTTGTCCGCAAGCAGGTGGCCGCCACGGGCGCCGCCAAGGGGGGGCCTGAGGGCGCGCCCGTCACCATCGTCGAGTTCAGCGACTTCCAGTGCCCGTTCTGCAGCCGCGCCAACCCGGCGCTGGCGCAGGTGCAGCAGGAGTACGGCGACAAGGTCCGCATCGTGTTCCGCCACTTCCCGCTCGACTTCCACAAGGAGGCGCCGAAGGCCTCCGAGGCCTCGCTGTGCGCGGGCGATCAGGGCAAGTTCTGGGAGATGCACGACCTGCTCTTCGCCAACCAGCAGGCGCTGGGCGTGGACTCCCTGAAGAAGTACGCCGCCGACCTGCAGCTGGACACGGCGAAGTTCAACGCCTGCCTGGACTCGGGTGAGAAGGGCGCCATCGTTCAGAAGGACCTGGCCGAGGGCAAGCAGGCGGGCGTGTCTGGCACCCCGGCCTTCTTCATCAACGGCATCCTGCTGTCCGGCGCGCAGCCCTTCGAAGAGTTCAAGAGCATCATCGACGCGGAGCTGAACGCGCCGAAGAAGTAG
- a CDS encoding response regulator, with amino-acid sequence MATALPQPSTYAGPEALAEAGARRHASRGRPRVLLVDSAPGAQAVLAAALAEAGFEVLLVAGAQAALASLAEGGTAPQLVVTEVELQDGDGFSLCGQVRADARTAHLPVLLLARREEEFHRDLAGGVGADDYLAHPVDARDVVALARLKAGQCSGDAAFASDTQRLPLTDVARALLAGVRSGRVVMAEGQGWFAFRHGLVVDAVFNGERGSLAFRRMLCFGAGDYAVTLGPELHKGSFTMDRPYLCETVLQGLERFDALRARGLPLASRLTVDFARLAEMLASLPEDVGEVVRLFDGRRTLRAMLLECQFPEAVAYEASTRLFALGILVPACLLEERERAHCGSTVPGFFEPAPSVDAEPVDAREPAPAACGGDGASAPFTLVGGSQPPVILDFPKKVPGASSGAEGLEGAVRSDDAGV; translated from the coding sequence ATGGCTACCGCGCTCCCACAACCTTCCACGTATGCCGGACCGGAAGCCCTGGCCGAGGCGGGGGCGCGTCGCCATGCGTCACGAGGCCGGCCCCGGGTGTTGCTGGTGGATTCGGCGCCGGGCGCGCAGGCCGTGCTGGCCGCTGCGCTGGCGGAAGCGGGCTTCGAAGTCCTGCTGGTCGCGGGCGCGCAGGCCGCGTTGGCGTCGCTGGCGGAAGGCGGCACGGCGCCGCAGCTGGTCGTCACCGAGGTGGAGCTCCAGGACGGAGACGGCTTCAGCCTGTGTGGCCAGGTTCGCGCGGACGCGCGCACGGCGCACCTGCCGGTGTTGCTGCTGGCTCGGCGTGAAGAGGAGTTCCACCGGGACCTTGCGGGCGGCGTGGGCGCGGACGACTATCTGGCCCATCCCGTGGACGCGCGAGACGTGGTGGCGCTGGCCCGGCTCAAGGCGGGCCAGTGCAGCGGTGACGCGGCCTTCGCGTCGGACACGCAGCGGCTGCCGCTGACGGACGTGGCGCGAGCGCTGCTGGCGGGCGTCCGCTCAGGCCGCGTGGTGATGGCGGAGGGCCAGGGCTGGTTCGCCTTCCGGCACGGCCTGGTGGTGGACGCCGTCTTCAATGGCGAGCGCGGCAGCCTGGCCTTCCGGCGGATGCTCTGCTTCGGCGCGGGTGATTACGCGGTGACGCTGGGGCCCGAGCTGCACAAGGGCTCGTTCACCATGGACCGCCCGTACCTGTGCGAGACGGTGCTGCAGGGGCTGGAGCGCTTCGACGCGCTGCGTGCCCGAGGCCTGCCGCTGGCATCTCGGCTGACGGTGGACTTCGCCCGGCTGGCGGAGATGCTGGCGTCGTTGCCGGAGGACGTGGGCGAAGTGGTGCGCCTCTTCGACGGGCGCCGCACGCTGCGCGCCATGTTGCTGGAGTGCCAGTTCCCGGAGGCGGTGGCGTACGAGGCGTCCACGCGGCTGTTCGCGCTGGGCATCCTGGTGCCCGCGTGCCTGCTGGAGGAGCGCGAGCGGGCGCACTGTGGCTCCACGGTGCCCGGCTTCTTCGAGCCCGCGCCCTCCGTGGACGCCGAGCCGGTGGATGCGCGGGAGCCGGCCCCCGCTGCCTGCGGTGGGGATGGGGCCTCCGCGCCCTTCACCCTGGTCGGAGGCTCGCAGCCTCCCGTCATCCTGGACTTCCCCAAGAAGGTCCCCGGCGCGTCGAGTGGCGCGGAGGGCCTGGAGGGGGCTGTCCGGTCCGACGACGCAGGCGTTTGA